A genomic segment from Fusarium fujikuroi IMI 58289 draft genome, chromosome FFUJ_chr04 encodes:
- a CDS encoding probable cutinase transcription factor 1 beta: MDPTPQKAQHDKRRRQQRKACDLCRRRKVRCDIVDRPSGPCSVCEKSGFECRSTAKWAVARRSSVVSRNAYDRDTPIRSPGVSQPDPDAGAVERDDHLSILGPEASSASSRRDKTSNDASRSDGQEKLAREGLARFFKHGIGAAAWAVFASTKSFRIAYVGTAVSNLVHLVDLHRSFRQPYSSILGDQRPLSAPTGPDTHGSFQESADGSTSSDRIGGKPLHYPYPPIRQVKSWKPTPNSWVTQDLVTEVSSFPAQEVRDALVQAYFDHIHPFLPIVSKPEFLARYRTPDNPPPLLLFQSVLMAGAHACSHPLVATDRHAVQNRLFRRASMLYHMRHESDRMHLLQAAALFTWHIGDGDTVAGGPWYWAGIAVRIGTGLGAHRRSSQLPATEMAQYRRCWWSAFFCEVFSSLETGRPCAVRAEDIDQLPLQQEDITDTPSNDPTIAESGVSPDFLNHLVDLAYIGLDVIALNAPARDRLIDVASIDARLGLWSLRSGISTVAEDDDSWTCHLRMHYNLLLLHLHRNLHEQSSQSICSAAAQAIVTSLEKLTARDELRQCHFTSVSAVTAAGIQFAGEIRAAVASQTFLVAINALERLSRLLRSTILLARHWPNAEAVHSVFEELHREYETLVTQRLQGEQVMVPESPPDWNRLLGGEGLHQFSNFTSDQDWMNINSWTDLL, from the exons ATGGACCCGACACCTCAAAAAGCTCAACACGACAAGCGTCGTCGCCAGCAGCGAAAGGCATGTGATTTATGCCGCCGCCGCAAAGTCCGCTGCGACATAGTAGACCGACCATCAGGCCCATGTTCCGTCTGTGAAAAGTCCGGGTTCGAATGCCG GTCAACGGCGAAATGGGCTGTCGCGAGAAGAAGTTCGGTGGTTTCTAGAAATGCATATGATCGCGATACACCGATCAGATCACCAGGAGTATCGCAGCCGGATCCGGATGCCGGAGCCGTTGAGAGGGATGATCATCTTTCGATCCTCGGACCCGAGGCTTCATCTGCATCATCGCGGCGTGATAAGACATCAAATGATGCATCGCGCTcagatggccaagagaaaCTCGCTCGGGAAGGATTAGCGAGGTTCTTCAAACATGGCATCGGCGCGGCAGCTTGGGCTGTTTTTGCATCGACAAAGAGCTTTCGCATTGCCTATGTCGGCACGGCTGTGTCGAATCTGGTTCATCTCGTCGACTTGCATCGCTCTTTCAGGCAGCCCTATTCTTCCATTCTTGGTGACCAACGGCCGTTGTCTGCGCCTACAGGACCTGATACTCATGGCTCGTTCCAGGAATCTGCAGATGGAAGCACTAGCAGCGATAGGATAGGCGGAAAGCCACTGCATTATCCATATCCTCCGATCAGACAAGTCAAATCCTGGAAACCGACACCGAACTCATGGGTGACTCAAGACTTGGTAACAGAAGTATCTTCTTTTCCAGCGCAAGAAGTTCGCGATGCGTTAGTGCAAGCGTACTTTGATCACATCCACCCATTTCTGCCCATCGTGTCAAAGCCAGAATTTCTCGCTCGATATCGCACGCCTGATAATCCTCCGCCCCTTCTGCTATTCCAGTCTGTTCTCATGGCTGGCGCCCACGCATGCTCTCATCCCCTCGTCGCAACGGATCGCCATGCCGTCCAGAACAGACTCTTCAGAAGAGCTAGTATGCTATATCATATGCGGCACGAATCAGATCGAatgcatcttctccaagcagcagccttgtttACATGGCATATTGGCGACGGAGATACAGTTGCCGGCGGGCCATGGTACTGGGCTGGAATCGCTGTACGAATAGGCACAGGTCTCGGTGCTCATCGGAGAAGCTCTCAACTTCCAGCTACAGAGATGGCGCAGTATCGACGATGTTGGTGGTCTGCTTTCTTCTGTGAGGTCTTTTCCTCATTGGAGACTGGGAGGCCTTGTGCCGTGAGAGCAGAGGATATAGATCAGCTGCCGCTTCAGCAGGAGGATATCACCGATACACCGAGCAATGACCCAACAATCGCCGAATCTGGCGTCAGCCCTGACTTTCTGAACCACCTCGTTGATCTGGCCTACATTGGTCTCGATGTCATTGCACTCAACGCACCCGCGCGAGACCGTCTTATAGACGTAGCATCAATTGACGCCCGTCTAGGTCTATGGTCCCTCCGCTCAGGCATATCTACCGTCGCAGAAGACGATGACTCATGGACATGCCATCTCAGAATGCACTacaatctcctccttctccacctccaccgtAATCTCCATGAACAAAGCAGTCAATCTAtctgctcagcagcagcccaagcTATAGTAACGTCCCTCGAAAAGTTGACGGCACGCGACGAACTCCGACAGTGCCACTTTACATCCGTCAGCGCGGTGACAGCAGCCGGTATTCAATTCGCCGGCGAGATTCGCGCAGCTGTAGCCTCTCAGACATTCTTAGTCGCCATCAATGCACTTGAGAGGCTATCGAGACTCTTGAGGTCAACGATATTACTTGCGAGACACTGGCCTAATGCTGAGGCTGTGCATAGTGTTTTCGAGGAGCTGCATCGTGAGTATGAGACACTTGTCACGCAGAGACTGCAGGGTGAGCAGGTTATGGTGCCGGAGAGCCCACCCGACTGGAACAGATTGCTCGGAGGAGAGGGTTTACATCAGTTTAGCAATTTCACATCTGACCAGGATTGGATGAACATTAATAGCTGGACGGACTTGTTATAG
- a CDS encoding probable pantothenate kinase, translating to MTTSEDHVRDAELQYLVNPLNGSHLSDGIDGSSHDNRPPIPGPSCEIYTFTDEVIVPSSAPKSHPYLLINIGSGVSFFQVSQNNQCQRISGSSFGGSALCGLLLLLTRARTYDDMLEQAEKGNNANVDKLIGDIYGMDYTRIGMKMTAVASTFCKAFSLEHRPDAETQEADNPVRDIKSFSDADICHSLVFAVFNNIGQLATLHSRIHGNPDIYFTGPYVQNCQLLIRTLCIAVRYYSQGEKKAHVVVNQGDAAV from the exons ATGACTACAAGCGAGGATCACGTAAGAGATGCAGAGCTACAATATCTTGTCAATCCTCTGAACGGCAGCCATTTATCAGATGGAATTGACGGCTCAAGCCATG ATAATCGCCCACCTATTCCTGGACCAAGTTGCGAAATCTATACCTTCACCGACGAAGTCATTGTCccctcatcagcaccaaaaTCTCACCCTTacctcctcatcaacatcggcTCAGGCGTATCATTCTTCCAGGTCTCACAGAATAATCAATGCCAGCGCATCTCGGGCTCATCATTCGGCGGCTCGGCGTTATGCGGCTTACTCCTTCTACTTACCAGAGCCCGCACATATGATGATATGCTTGAACAAGCCGAGAAGGGTAACAACGCCAATGTCGATAAACTGATTGGAGACATTTATGGAATGGACTACACCAGGATTGgcatgaagatgacagcTGTTGCTTCAACTTTCTGCAAAGCCTTTAGCTTAGAGCACCGACCCGATGCTGAGACTCAAGAGGCCGACAACCCGGTGCGGGACATCAAGTCGTTCTCAGATGCAGATATTTGTCACTCCTTGGTTTTCGCGGTTTTTAACAACATCGGTCAATTGGCTACTTTACATAGTCGCATTCACGGAAACCCAGATATCTATTTTACTGGTCCTTATGTGCAAAACTGCCAGCTACTTATCAGAACGTTGTGCATTGCAGTGCGCTATTATTCCCAAGGAGAGAAAAAGGCGCATGTTGTAGTCAACCAAGGCGATGCGGCTGTCTAA
- a CDS encoding related to cis-1,2-dihydro-1,2-dihydroxynaphthalene dehydrogenase, giving the protein MTRSLQGSVVLVTAGTSGLGLCVAEKLIQSGASVVINYASNEERAHDAFVHLNELAAKTFSQDTGPRCLKIKADVTKKEGIQELVNLTVSAMGRIDAVVSNAGWTKFANFHDIDDNVDEEVWDRCYAANVKSHMFLCHAVKKYLEEAQGAFVMTASVAGVKPSGSSIAYSVTKAAQIHLAKTLAMVMAPSVRVNSVSPSFMETNWIANMPQSKIDDAREKTLLKQIAKVEDVAEQIILLIKSESVTGSNVIVDSGFSI; this is encoded by the exons ATGACGCGATCACTCCAAGGCTCCGTTGTTCTCGTAACGGCCGGCACATCTGGTCTCGGTCTCTGCGTGGCGGAAAAGCTGATTCAATCAGGCGCCTCAGTAGTGATCAATTACGCATCCAATGAGGAACGAGCCCACGATGCCTTCGTACACCTGAACGAACTAGCTGCAAAGACTTTCTCGCAGGATACTGGACCGCGATGCCTGAAAATAAAGGCGGATGTGACTAAGAAAGAAGGGATCCAAGAATTGGTCAACCTGACGGTATCTGCCATGGGGAGAATTGATGCCGTGGTGTCAAATGCTGGATGGACCAAGTTTGCGAATTTTCACGACATCGACGATaatgttgatgaggaagtTTGGGATCGTTGTTATGCGGCTAATGTCAAGTCGCACATGTTCCTCTGCCATGCGGTGAAGAAGTATTTGGAGGAGGCCCAAGGAGCATTTGTTATGACTGCTTCTGTTGCAGGAGTCAAACCTAGCGGGAGCTCTATC GCATATTCAGTTACCAAAGCTGCACAAATCCATCTGGCAAAGACTTTGGCTATGGTCATGGCACCATCAGTTCGTGTCAACTCTGTGTCCCCGAGCTTTATGGAGACT AATTGGATCGCGAATATGCCGCAATCAAAGATCGACGATGCAAGAGAAAAGACTCTTCTTAAGCAGATCGCCAAAGTGGAG GACGTCGCAGAGCAGATTATCTTGCTCATCAAATCGGAATCCGTAACTGGATCTAATGTAATTGTTGATTCCGGGTTTTCTATCTAG
- a CDS encoding related to ADH5-alcohol dehydrogenase V, translating to MSIPSQQRAAVRQGLGPEATAPIRTVDVEKPGPGQILVKITWTGLCGSDKSLLHNEWKDFGVSMMDASKGIAGHEGAGNVVAVGEGMENRWKIGDRAGVKWIASTCGECDFCRVGSDEVHCPNQTNSGFSVAGTFQEYVIADGRYTSRIPDGVSDEEAGPIMCGGVTAYTACKRSGVTPGQWLVIPGAGGGLGHFCIQYAKAMGMRVIAIDGGDEKRDLCLKLGAEVFIDFKTTKDITAEVMKITKYGAHGVIITAATRAAYETAPNYLRPNGTAVAVGLPQDPTVIAGAPPMAVALRRLKIVGSVTGSMKDVEEALDFTARGLVRPILSKGKLEDLDQWINKLATGQVAGRCVLEVAA from the exons ATGTCAATCCCCTCTCAGCAACGAGCAGCAGTCCGTCAAGGACTTGGCCCAGAAGCAACAGCTCCCATCCGCACAGTCGACGTTGAGAAGCCAGGGCCTGGCCAAATCCTCGTCAAGATCACATGGACTGGCCTCTGCGGCTCTGACAAGTCTCTCCTGCACAATGAGTGGAAGGACTTTGGCGTCAGCATGATGGACGCTTCCAAAGGCATCGCTGGGCACGAAGGAGCCGGTAATGTCGTGGCTGTTGGTGAAGGTATGGAGAACAGGTGGAAGATTGGCGATCGAGCTGGTGTAAAGTGGATTGCCAGCACTTGTGGCGAATGCGACTTTTGCAGAGTTGGTTCGGATGAGGTTCACTGTCCTAACCAGACTAACAGCGGATTCTCTGTTGCGGGAACATTCCAGGAATATGTTATCGCGGATGGAAGATATACTTCGAGAATTCCAGATGGTGTTTCTGATGAGGAGGCTGGGCCGATTATGTGCGGAGGCGTGACAGCATACACAGCCTGCAAACG ATCAGGCGTAACTCCCGGCCAGTGGCTAGTCATCCCCGGTGCCGGAGGCGGCCTCGGCCATTTCTGCATCCAATACGCCAAAGCCATGGGCATGCGAGTCATCGCTATCGACGGCGGCGACGAAAAGCGAGATCTATGCCTCAAGCTCGGCGCTGAAGTCTTCATTGACTTTAAGACAACGAAGGACATCACCGCCGAAGTTATGAAGATCACAAAATACGGCGCCCATGGTGTGATCATCACAGCTGCGACGCGAGCGGCGTACGAGACTGCCCCCAACTATCTCCGACCCAACGGCACTGCTGTGGCTGTTGGCCTTCCTCAAGACCCAACTGTCATTGCTGGTGCACCACCAATGGCGGTTGCTTTGCGCCGATTGAAGATCGTGGGAAGTGTTACAGGTAGTATGAAGGATGTCGAGGAGGCTCTTGACTTCACTGCTAGAGGTCTTGTTCGA CCAATTCTTTCCAAAGGcaagcttgaagatcttgatcagTGGATCAACAAACTTGCTACTGGCCAAGTCGCTGGACGATGCGTTCTTGAGGTTGCTGCTTAG
- a CDS encoding uncharacterized protein (reviewed:yes 1): protein MPLYAPDPQVNELSLICSRGIGRGDPDSLDQALSSGVNPNDPPPQSERHGEQLQPPLYCAADMMCHDPEYMKEGLQMIHSLLSYGSDPYQEFPQALYCPDRSSKPRAPFPSEDPPSTPFPEVLIGFKSLEEREKWERENDDQHPHFSDDEWENEETAPVWGVRHMIHAIIEDDGLLKPFIDYPGFLESLDLEHRDPQGRTLLLSACRSAVGADVLAGTGFNEVHWKVENTSPTSKIYPSWDRNAGPTESDFSEPGMESLVEMLLRLGANPLAVDYQGKNALHHLLVEVCNNNTGRFHRLPVVRRSLRIFASGYPSLVNQPDQHGAYPLHAALCRMRLYPDFNYYTRVKLGEPLCCVQDMLRMGVDRRAKDGKGNTALHYLADDDLTGVYPSEDFRNWQEVDREVFTTLDDAGIDWKAKTSEGGNLLHLVARSGLSQERLIWRSRFLVDKGIDPTALDADGWTAKKIAEHYRLNKLLFYEELGKLEKGEDKVECQ from the exons ATGCCTCTCTACGCACCTGATCCTCAAGTGAATGAGCTCTCGCTCATCTGCTCACGAGGCATCGGCCGTGGAGACCCGGACAGTCTGGACCAGGCACTGTCATCTGGTGTTAATCCCAAT GATCCACCGCCACAGTCTGAGCGACATGGTGAACAGCTGCAGCCGCCTCTCTACTGTGCGGCCGACATGATGTGCCATGATCCAGAGTATATGAAGGAGGGACTGCAGATGATTCATTCGCTTCTTTCCTATGGGTCAGACCCATACCAGGAGTTCCCCCAGGCTCTTTATTGCCCAGATCGCTCCTCCAAACCTCGAGCACCATTCCCCAGCGAGGACCCTCCATCCACACCTTTTCCAGAAGTTCTTATTGGATTCAAAAGCctagaagaaagagagaaatgggagagagagaatgaTGATCAGCATCCTCACTTTTCGGATGATGAgtgggagaatgaagagaCAGCGCCTGTGTGGGGTGTTAGGCACATGATACATGCTATCATAGAGGATGACGGTTTGTTAAAACCTTTCATCGACTATCCCGGATTTCTTGAGTCATTGGATCTTGAGCATCGTGATCCCCAAGGGCGTACACTACTACTGAGTGCCTGCCGAAGTGCTGTCGGCGCCGACGTGCTCGCTGGGACAGGGTTTAATGAGGTTCATTGGAAAGTGGAGAACACATCCCCAACCTCAAAGATATATCCTAGCTGGGATCGGAACGCAGGCCCGACCGAGTCAGACTTTTCAGAGCCGGGAATGGAGTCATTGGTTGAGATGCTTCTTCGACTTGGCGCCAACCCTCTCGCGGTGGATTACCAAGGGAAGAATGCCTTGCATCATCTCCTTGTCGAGGTTTGCAACAATAATACGGGCCGCTTTCATCGGTTACCTGTGGTGCGACGCTCATTACGAATCTTCGCATCAGGATATCCTTCTCTAGTGAACCAGCCTGATCAGCATGGAGCATACCCGCTGCATGCAGCTCTCTGTCGAATGCGACTGTACCCGGACTTTAACTATTACACTAGAGTCAAATTAGGAGAGCCTCTATGCTGTGTTCAGGATATGCTTCGAATGGGTGTGGACAGACGGGCGAAAGATGGAAAAGGGAATACGGCGCTACACTAtctggctgatgatgatttgaCAGGAGTCTA CCCTAGTGAAGATTTCCGCAACTGGCAGGAAGTTGACCGCGAGGTGTTCACCACGTTGGACGATGCTGGTATCGACTGGAAGGCCAAGACATCAGAAGGTGGAAACTTGCTACATCTCGTTGCGCGGTCTGGACTAAGCCAGGAAAGGTTGATATGGAGAAGTCGGTTTCTGGTGGACAAGGGGATTGATCCGACGGCACTTGATGCAGATGGTTGGACGGCGAAGAAAATCGCTGAGCATTATCGATTGAACAAGTTGTTATTCTATGAGGAGCTGGGGAAGCTTGAAAAGGGCGAGGACAAGGTCGAGTGTCAGTAA